A stretch of Telopea speciosissima isolate NSW1024214 ecotype Mountain lineage chromosome 11, Tspe_v1, whole genome shotgun sequence DNA encodes these proteins:
- the LOC122645843 gene encoding protein RRC1-like isoform X1, which produces MNSFSVTRKKTPFQKHREEEEAKKKRAEDETARLYAEFVESFQGDFTPGSKAFVRGGTINPNDRIKPEAEGGNSKDGVSVPKKGSRYVPSFIPPPMATKGKEPEKKKEEEKPKEKEKGKSRNIDHFMEELKLEQEMRERRNQEREGRHSESSALPFRFDELPDDFDPSGKLPGSFDEGDPQTTNLYVGNLAPQVDENFLLRTFGRFGPIASVKIMWPRTEEERRRQRNCGFVAFMNRTDGQAAKDEMQGVVVYEYELKIGWGKSVSLPSQALPAPPPGHMAIRSKEGGTVILSGPEGPPVTSVPNQSSELVLTPNVPDITVVLPEDDHLHHVIDTMALHVLDGGCAFEQAIMERGRGNTLFNFLFELGSKEHTYYVWRLYSFAQGDTLQRWRTEPFIMITGSGRWIPPPLPVTKSPEHEKESGTTFAAGRSRRVELERTLTDTQRDEFEDMLRSLTLERSQIKEAMGFSLDNADAAGEIVEVLTESLTLKETPIPTKVARLMLVSDVLHNSSAPVKNASAYRTKFEATLPDIMESFNDLYRSISGRITAEALKERVLKVLQVWSDWFLFSDAYVNGLRATFLRPGNSGVLLFHSICGDVPETEGKKGSEDIAYGGKLNQDAALAMGKGDAMKELLGLPLAELERRCRHNGLSLVGGREMMVARLLSLEDAEKQRVYERDDDMKYGSSHSNSNRYSKDDTGWSINTVGHRENNLGTEPVSSSGWTHFEDDKLRSQDKGSSAPFAPTLPIPEPELKLFAKKGISDPVLLVSKWACEDDGSDDEDKSNALGLGLSYSSSGSENAGDDPRKADEVEVATDVNILSHPDSGMSEEQRQKLRRLEVAVMEYRESLEERSVRSSEEIERKVAIHRSRLQAEFGLSDTNEDFSGNSRHSSQRSSLETKDRRDDSRDSTRKRRRSQSQSQSHSRSPQRKSLTRDKERDNDMDRDCERPCDKNKSHDLENEGGRRDREKSGSRERDDHDRDKGRERDRDRRRRMK; this is translated from the exons ATATGTTCCATCGTTCATACCACCTCCTATGGCAACCAAAGGAAAAGAACCTGAAAAAAAG aaagaggaggaaaagccaaaggagaaagaaaaaggaaagtcgCGGAACATAGATCACTTTATGGAGGAGTTGAAACTTGAGCAAGAGATGCGAGAAAGGCGCAATCAAGAGCGTGAGGGTCGCCATAGTGAGAGCTCTGCT CTACCTTTccgatttgatgagctaccagATGATTTTGATCCAAGTGGGAAGCTTCCTGGATCATTTGATGAAGGGGATCCTCAAACTACAAATCTTTATGTTGGGAATCTTGCACCTCAG GTTGATGAGAATTTTCTTTTGAGGACTTTTGGAAGATTTGGGCCCATTGCTAGTGTGAAAATAATGTGGCCTAGGacagaagaggaaaggagacGGCAAAGAAACTGTGGTTTTGTTGCTTTCATGAATAGAACTGATGGTCAGGCTGCAAAGGATGAAATGCAAG GGGTTGTTGTCTATGAGTATGAGTTGAAGATTGGCTGGGGTAAGTCTGTCTCTCTTCCATCACAAGCCCTTCCTGCTCCCCCGCCAGGGCATATGGCCATCAGGAGTAAGGAG GGTGGTACTGTGATCTTATCTGGTCCTGAGGGCCCTCCAGTTACGTCTGTTCCTAATCAGAGCTCTGAGCTG GTTCTTACTCCTAATGTTCCTGATATAACGGTTGTTCTGCCGGAGGATGATCATCTCCACCATGTGATTGATACAATGGCTTTGCATGTTCTTGATGGAGGATGTGCTTTTGAGCAAGCTATAATGGAGAGAGGTCGTGGGAATAcactttttaactttttatttgAACTAGGGTCAAAGGAGCACACATACTATGTTTGGAGGCTGTATTCGTTTGCTCAG GGTGATACTCTTCAGAGGTGGCGAACAGAGCCTTTCATCATGATTACTGGAAGTGGGAG ATGGATACCACCCCCGCTGCCGGTTACAAAGAGCCCAGAACATGAGAAAGAGTCTGGCACTACATTTGCTGCAGGAAGAAGCAGG CGTGTAGAACTTGAACGGACATTGACAGACACCCAGAGAGATGAGTTTGAAGATATGCTTAGGTCTTTAACATTAGAAAGGAGCCAGATAAAAGAAGCCATGGGATTTTCCCTCGATAATGCTGATGCAGCTGGGGAG ATTGTTGAGGTTCTTACTGAATCCTTGACACTTAAAGAGACACCTATCCCAACTAAGGTTGCAAGACTCATGCTCGTTTCTGATGTCCTTCATAACAGTAGTGCTCCTGTAAAGAATGCATCTGCATACCGTACAAAATTTGAAGCTACCTTACCTGACATAATGGAGAGCTTCAATGATTTGTACCGCAGCATCTCAGGAAGGATCACCGCCGAGGCCCTTAAG GAACGGGTTTTGAAGGTTCTTCAAGTGTGGTCAGATTGGTTTCTCTTTTCAGATGCATATGTAAATGGGCTGCGGGCTACTTTTCTTCGACCTGGTAACTCTGGGGTGTTACTTTTTCATTCAATATGTGGGGATGTGCCAGAAACTGAAGGTAAAAAAGGATCTGAAGATATAGCTTATGGGGGTAAGCTCAACCAAGATGCTGCATTAGCAATGGGGAAAGGAGATGCAATGAAGGAGTTGTTAGGTCTCCCACTTGCTGAGCTGGAAAGACGATGCAGACATAATGGGCTGTCACTAGTTGGTGGTAGGGAGATGATGGTTGCACGCTTGCTTAGTCTTGAAGATGCTGAGAAACAAAGGGTTTATGAACGAGATGATGATATGAAGTATGGGTCAAGCCACTCAAATTCAAATAGATACTCCAAGGATGACACTGGCTGGAGTATAAATACTGTTGGTCATAGAGAAAACAACCTTGGAACAGAACCAGTGAGCTCTTCAGGATGGACTCATTTTGAGGATGACAAGTTGCGATCTCAAGACAAAGGTTCTTCTGCACCTTTCGCTCCAACCCTTCCTATTCCAGAGCCAGAACTAAAACTCTTTGCAAAGAAAGGCATATCTGATCCTGTCTTGCTAGTTTCTAAATGGGCTTGTGAGGATGATGGcagtgatgatgaagataaGAGCAATGCTCTGGGTCTGGGTTTGAGCTACTCCTCTTCTGGAAGTGAAAATGCTGGTGATGATCCTCGCAAGGCTGATGAAGTAGAGGTTGCAACTGATGTAAATATTCTGTCACATCCTGACAGTGGCATGAGTGAAGAACAGAG GCAAAAGTTGAGGCGTCTGGAGGTTGCTGTCATGGAATATCGTGAGTCACTTGAAGAGCGGAGTGTCAGAAGCTCAGAGGAAATTGAGAGAAAAGTGGCGATCCACCGGAGTCGGTTACAAGCAGAGTTTGGATTATCAGATACAAATGAAGATTTTTCGGGAAATAGTAGGCATTCATCAC AAAGGTCATCACTGGAGACGAAGGACAGGCGAGATGATTCCCGTGATTCTACACGGAAGCGACGTCGCAGCCAGAGTCAGAGCCAGAGCCATAGCCGAAGTCCGCAGCGCAAGTCTTTGACTAGAGATAAGGAAAGGGATAATGACATGGATAGGGATTGTGAGAGGCCCTGTGATAAAAATAAATCTCACGACCTTGAAAATGAAGGGGGAAGGAGGGATCGCGAGAAGAGTGGAAGCAGGGAGAGGGATGATCATGATAGAGATAAAGGCagagaaagagacagggatCGACGGAGAAGGATGAAATGA
- the LOC122645843 gene encoding protein RRC1-like isoform X2 has product MATKGKEPEKKKEEEKPKEKEKGKSRNIDHFMEELKLEQEMRERRNQEREGRHSESSALPFRFDELPDDFDPSGKLPGSFDEGDPQTTNLYVGNLAPQVDENFLLRTFGRFGPIASVKIMWPRTEEERRRQRNCGFVAFMNRTDGQAAKDEMQGVVVYEYELKIGWGKSVSLPSQALPAPPPGHMAIRSKEGGTVILSGPEGPPVTSVPNQSSELVLTPNVPDITVVLPEDDHLHHVIDTMALHVLDGGCAFEQAIMERGRGNTLFNFLFELGSKEHTYYVWRLYSFAQGDTLQRWRTEPFIMITGSGRWIPPPLPVTKSPEHEKESGTTFAAGRSRRVELERTLTDTQRDEFEDMLRSLTLERSQIKEAMGFSLDNADAAGEIVEVLTESLTLKETPIPTKVARLMLVSDVLHNSSAPVKNASAYRTKFEATLPDIMESFNDLYRSISGRITAEALKERVLKVLQVWSDWFLFSDAYVNGLRATFLRPGNSGVLLFHSICGDVPETEGKKGSEDIAYGGKLNQDAALAMGKGDAMKELLGLPLAELERRCRHNGLSLVGGREMMVARLLSLEDAEKQRVYERDDDMKYGSSHSNSNRYSKDDTGWSINTVGHRENNLGTEPVSSSGWTHFEDDKLRSQDKGSSAPFAPTLPIPEPELKLFAKKGISDPVLLVSKWACEDDGSDDEDKSNALGLGLSYSSSGSENAGDDPRKADEVEVATDVNILSHPDSGMSEEQRQKLRRLEVAVMEYRESLEERSVRSSEEIERKVAIHRSRLQAEFGLSDTNEDFSGNSRHSSQRSSLETKDRRDDSRDSTRKRRRSQSQSQSHSRSPQRKSLTRDKERDNDMDRDCERPCDKNKSHDLENEGGRRDREKSGSRERDDHDRDKGRERDRDRRRRMK; this is encoded by the exons ATGGCAACCAAAGGAAAAGAACCTGAAAAAAAG aaagaggaggaaaagccaaaggagaaagaaaaaggaaagtcgCGGAACATAGATCACTTTATGGAGGAGTTGAAACTTGAGCAAGAGATGCGAGAAAGGCGCAATCAAGAGCGTGAGGGTCGCCATAGTGAGAGCTCTGCT CTACCTTTccgatttgatgagctaccagATGATTTTGATCCAAGTGGGAAGCTTCCTGGATCATTTGATGAAGGGGATCCTCAAACTACAAATCTTTATGTTGGGAATCTTGCACCTCAG GTTGATGAGAATTTTCTTTTGAGGACTTTTGGAAGATTTGGGCCCATTGCTAGTGTGAAAATAATGTGGCCTAGGacagaagaggaaaggagacGGCAAAGAAACTGTGGTTTTGTTGCTTTCATGAATAGAACTGATGGTCAGGCTGCAAAGGATGAAATGCAAG GGGTTGTTGTCTATGAGTATGAGTTGAAGATTGGCTGGGGTAAGTCTGTCTCTCTTCCATCACAAGCCCTTCCTGCTCCCCCGCCAGGGCATATGGCCATCAGGAGTAAGGAG GGTGGTACTGTGATCTTATCTGGTCCTGAGGGCCCTCCAGTTACGTCTGTTCCTAATCAGAGCTCTGAGCTG GTTCTTACTCCTAATGTTCCTGATATAACGGTTGTTCTGCCGGAGGATGATCATCTCCACCATGTGATTGATACAATGGCTTTGCATGTTCTTGATGGAGGATGTGCTTTTGAGCAAGCTATAATGGAGAGAGGTCGTGGGAATAcactttttaactttttatttgAACTAGGGTCAAAGGAGCACACATACTATGTTTGGAGGCTGTATTCGTTTGCTCAG GGTGATACTCTTCAGAGGTGGCGAACAGAGCCTTTCATCATGATTACTGGAAGTGGGAG ATGGATACCACCCCCGCTGCCGGTTACAAAGAGCCCAGAACATGAGAAAGAGTCTGGCACTACATTTGCTGCAGGAAGAAGCAGG CGTGTAGAACTTGAACGGACATTGACAGACACCCAGAGAGATGAGTTTGAAGATATGCTTAGGTCTTTAACATTAGAAAGGAGCCAGATAAAAGAAGCCATGGGATTTTCCCTCGATAATGCTGATGCAGCTGGGGAG ATTGTTGAGGTTCTTACTGAATCCTTGACACTTAAAGAGACACCTATCCCAACTAAGGTTGCAAGACTCATGCTCGTTTCTGATGTCCTTCATAACAGTAGTGCTCCTGTAAAGAATGCATCTGCATACCGTACAAAATTTGAAGCTACCTTACCTGACATAATGGAGAGCTTCAATGATTTGTACCGCAGCATCTCAGGAAGGATCACCGCCGAGGCCCTTAAG GAACGGGTTTTGAAGGTTCTTCAAGTGTGGTCAGATTGGTTTCTCTTTTCAGATGCATATGTAAATGGGCTGCGGGCTACTTTTCTTCGACCTGGTAACTCTGGGGTGTTACTTTTTCATTCAATATGTGGGGATGTGCCAGAAACTGAAGGTAAAAAAGGATCTGAAGATATAGCTTATGGGGGTAAGCTCAACCAAGATGCTGCATTAGCAATGGGGAAAGGAGATGCAATGAAGGAGTTGTTAGGTCTCCCACTTGCTGAGCTGGAAAGACGATGCAGACATAATGGGCTGTCACTAGTTGGTGGTAGGGAGATGATGGTTGCACGCTTGCTTAGTCTTGAAGATGCTGAGAAACAAAGGGTTTATGAACGAGATGATGATATGAAGTATGGGTCAAGCCACTCAAATTCAAATAGATACTCCAAGGATGACACTGGCTGGAGTATAAATACTGTTGGTCATAGAGAAAACAACCTTGGAACAGAACCAGTGAGCTCTTCAGGATGGACTCATTTTGAGGATGACAAGTTGCGATCTCAAGACAAAGGTTCTTCTGCACCTTTCGCTCCAACCCTTCCTATTCCAGAGCCAGAACTAAAACTCTTTGCAAAGAAAGGCATATCTGATCCTGTCTTGCTAGTTTCTAAATGGGCTTGTGAGGATGATGGcagtgatgatgaagataaGAGCAATGCTCTGGGTCTGGGTTTGAGCTACTCCTCTTCTGGAAGTGAAAATGCTGGTGATGATCCTCGCAAGGCTGATGAAGTAGAGGTTGCAACTGATGTAAATATTCTGTCACATCCTGACAGTGGCATGAGTGAAGAACAGAG GCAAAAGTTGAGGCGTCTGGAGGTTGCTGTCATGGAATATCGTGAGTCACTTGAAGAGCGGAGTGTCAGAAGCTCAGAGGAAATTGAGAGAAAAGTGGCGATCCACCGGAGTCGGTTACAAGCAGAGTTTGGATTATCAGATACAAATGAAGATTTTTCGGGAAATAGTAGGCATTCATCAC AAAGGTCATCACTGGAGACGAAGGACAGGCGAGATGATTCCCGTGATTCTACACGGAAGCGACGTCGCAGCCAGAGTCAGAGCCAGAGCCATAGCCGAAGTCCGCAGCGCAAGTCTTTGACTAGAGATAAGGAAAGGGATAATGACATGGATAGGGATTGTGAGAGGCCCTGTGATAAAAATAAATCTCACGACCTTGAAAATGAAGGGGGAAGGAGGGATCGCGAGAAGAGTGGAAGCAGGGAGAGGGATGATCATGATAGAGATAAAGGCagagaaagagacagggatCGACGGAGAAGGATGAAATGA
- the LOC122645843 gene encoding protein RRC1-like isoform X3 — protein MEELKLEQEMRERRNQEREGRHSESSALPFRFDELPDDFDPSGKLPGSFDEGDPQTTNLYVGNLAPQVDENFLLRTFGRFGPIASVKIMWPRTEEERRRQRNCGFVAFMNRTDGQAAKDEMQGVVVYEYELKIGWGKSVSLPSQALPAPPPGHMAIRSKEGGTVILSGPEGPPVTSVPNQSSELVLTPNVPDITVVLPEDDHLHHVIDTMALHVLDGGCAFEQAIMERGRGNTLFNFLFELGSKEHTYYVWRLYSFAQGDTLQRWRTEPFIMITGSGRWIPPPLPVTKSPEHEKESGTTFAAGRSRRVELERTLTDTQRDEFEDMLRSLTLERSQIKEAMGFSLDNADAAGEIVEVLTESLTLKETPIPTKVARLMLVSDVLHNSSAPVKNASAYRTKFEATLPDIMESFNDLYRSISGRITAEALKERVLKVLQVWSDWFLFSDAYVNGLRATFLRPGNSGVLLFHSICGDVPETEGKKGSEDIAYGGKLNQDAALAMGKGDAMKELLGLPLAELERRCRHNGLSLVGGREMMVARLLSLEDAEKQRVYERDDDMKYGSSHSNSNRYSKDDTGWSINTVGHRENNLGTEPVSSSGWTHFEDDKLRSQDKGSSAPFAPTLPIPEPELKLFAKKGISDPVLLVSKWACEDDGSDDEDKSNALGLGLSYSSSGSENAGDDPRKADEVEVATDVNILSHPDSGMSEEQRQKLRRLEVAVMEYRESLEERSVRSSEEIERKVAIHRSRLQAEFGLSDTNEDFSGNSRHSSQRSSLETKDRRDDSRDSTRKRRRSQSQSQSHSRSPQRKSLTRDKERDNDMDRDCERPCDKNKSHDLENEGGRRDREKSGSRERDDHDRDKGRERDRDRRRRMK, from the exons ATGGAGGAGTTGAAACTTGAGCAAGAGATGCGAGAAAGGCGCAATCAAGAGCGTGAGGGTCGCCATAGTGAGAGCTCTGCT CTACCTTTccgatttgatgagctaccagATGATTTTGATCCAAGTGGGAAGCTTCCTGGATCATTTGATGAAGGGGATCCTCAAACTACAAATCTTTATGTTGGGAATCTTGCACCTCAG GTTGATGAGAATTTTCTTTTGAGGACTTTTGGAAGATTTGGGCCCATTGCTAGTGTGAAAATAATGTGGCCTAGGacagaagaggaaaggagacGGCAAAGAAACTGTGGTTTTGTTGCTTTCATGAATAGAACTGATGGTCAGGCTGCAAAGGATGAAATGCAAG GGGTTGTTGTCTATGAGTATGAGTTGAAGATTGGCTGGGGTAAGTCTGTCTCTCTTCCATCACAAGCCCTTCCTGCTCCCCCGCCAGGGCATATGGCCATCAGGAGTAAGGAG GGTGGTACTGTGATCTTATCTGGTCCTGAGGGCCCTCCAGTTACGTCTGTTCCTAATCAGAGCTCTGAGCTG GTTCTTACTCCTAATGTTCCTGATATAACGGTTGTTCTGCCGGAGGATGATCATCTCCACCATGTGATTGATACAATGGCTTTGCATGTTCTTGATGGAGGATGTGCTTTTGAGCAAGCTATAATGGAGAGAGGTCGTGGGAATAcactttttaactttttatttgAACTAGGGTCAAAGGAGCACACATACTATGTTTGGAGGCTGTATTCGTTTGCTCAG GGTGATACTCTTCAGAGGTGGCGAACAGAGCCTTTCATCATGATTACTGGAAGTGGGAG ATGGATACCACCCCCGCTGCCGGTTACAAAGAGCCCAGAACATGAGAAAGAGTCTGGCACTACATTTGCTGCAGGAAGAAGCAGG CGTGTAGAACTTGAACGGACATTGACAGACACCCAGAGAGATGAGTTTGAAGATATGCTTAGGTCTTTAACATTAGAAAGGAGCCAGATAAAAGAAGCCATGGGATTTTCCCTCGATAATGCTGATGCAGCTGGGGAG ATTGTTGAGGTTCTTACTGAATCCTTGACACTTAAAGAGACACCTATCCCAACTAAGGTTGCAAGACTCATGCTCGTTTCTGATGTCCTTCATAACAGTAGTGCTCCTGTAAAGAATGCATCTGCATACCGTACAAAATTTGAAGCTACCTTACCTGACATAATGGAGAGCTTCAATGATTTGTACCGCAGCATCTCAGGAAGGATCACCGCCGAGGCCCTTAAG GAACGGGTTTTGAAGGTTCTTCAAGTGTGGTCAGATTGGTTTCTCTTTTCAGATGCATATGTAAATGGGCTGCGGGCTACTTTTCTTCGACCTGGTAACTCTGGGGTGTTACTTTTTCATTCAATATGTGGGGATGTGCCAGAAACTGAAGGTAAAAAAGGATCTGAAGATATAGCTTATGGGGGTAAGCTCAACCAAGATGCTGCATTAGCAATGGGGAAAGGAGATGCAATGAAGGAGTTGTTAGGTCTCCCACTTGCTGAGCTGGAAAGACGATGCAGACATAATGGGCTGTCACTAGTTGGTGGTAGGGAGATGATGGTTGCACGCTTGCTTAGTCTTGAAGATGCTGAGAAACAAAGGGTTTATGAACGAGATGATGATATGAAGTATGGGTCAAGCCACTCAAATTCAAATAGATACTCCAAGGATGACACTGGCTGGAGTATAAATACTGTTGGTCATAGAGAAAACAACCTTGGAACAGAACCAGTGAGCTCTTCAGGATGGACTCATTTTGAGGATGACAAGTTGCGATCTCAAGACAAAGGTTCTTCTGCACCTTTCGCTCCAACCCTTCCTATTCCAGAGCCAGAACTAAAACTCTTTGCAAAGAAAGGCATATCTGATCCTGTCTTGCTAGTTTCTAAATGGGCTTGTGAGGATGATGGcagtgatgatgaagataaGAGCAATGCTCTGGGTCTGGGTTTGAGCTACTCCTCTTCTGGAAGTGAAAATGCTGGTGATGATCCTCGCAAGGCTGATGAAGTAGAGGTTGCAACTGATGTAAATATTCTGTCACATCCTGACAGTGGCATGAGTGAAGAACAGAG GCAAAAGTTGAGGCGTCTGGAGGTTGCTGTCATGGAATATCGTGAGTCACTTGAAGAGCGGAGTGTCAGAAGCTCAGAGGAAATTGAGAGAAAAGTGGCGATCCACCGGAGTCGGTTACAAGCAGAGTTTGGATTATCAGATACAAATGAAGATTTTTCGGGAAATAGTAGGCATTCATCAC AAAGGTCATCACTGGAGACGAAGGACAGGCGAGATGATTCCCGTGATTCTACACGGAAGCGACGTCGCAGCCAGAGTCAGAGCCAGAGCCATAGCCGAAGTCCGCAGCGCAAGTCTTTGACTAGAGATAAGGAAAGGGATAATGACATGGATAGGGATTGTGAGAGGCCCTGTGATAAAAATAAATCTCACGACCTTGAAAATGAAGGGGGAAGGAGGGATCGCGAGAAGAGTGGAAGCAGGGAGAGGGATGATCATGATAGAGATAAAGGCagagaaagagacagggatCGACGGAGAAGGATGAAATGA